The following are encoded in a window of Lactobacillus panisapium genomic DNA:
- a CDS encoding BglG family transcription antiterminator translates to MFYFAPYLKLILYLIIVSVFKREGDRINENEIKIIKQILDEGITHYKNIEHNIGMSRKTINKYLNEIASEVKAYQIKLVRKPSVGIYFSGDTTHIRLSLQNGELIANRQSPQEIKLAILSFLLTSKEHITIQNLSDKYYVSRTTIESYLKQLKDWLKKKGAKLVSDEKGICLDASENVRRRLMTILLDFYWGNNLEIKNNADLKLAVNIPKELKSIFNPEIFYKVIRTLNQFQKNNSIRLNDYQFQSLAVHLVIAIQRIKNKEIIIANEELTNHPLSPKTAILSKLLEKNLELTIPVEEQAYINIHILAAESNSGVHLSLKNDKKLFRKSELVQFLKVNLTNYDKALISNLTLHLVPALHRLSLGLSIKNPYKNSIKGNFPYAYNQAVDLSIEIGKHFLVNVNDDEIAYIALHIESFLERREEKKIKTVIVCSTGLGTARLLEQRIKKYFADEIEINRVVSVSELMSAPITEDLIISTVDIDLQNKNVVVVPPFLDYQSKGRLQAVINKFKQFQENSGEFMKLVEPDLIIVDNKRTTRNQAIRTVCELLCSKQYALSGIADAAIKREKMASTEMDFVAIPHAPIQYVKKARIALYINSEGVDWDKGRVNLVFFMAMNESVKTSIDQIYNYFNTILEDKKLLKTLCRLTSKTEIIKLLGSEEFE, encoded by the coding sequence ATGTTTTACTTTGCACCGTATCTAAAGCTAATTCTTTATCTTATAATTGTAAGCGTATTCAAGAGAGAAGGTGATCGTATTAATGAAAATGAGATAAAAATTATCAAGCAAATTTTAGATGAGGGCATAACTCATTACAAAAATATTGAACATAATATTGGCATGTCAAGGAAGACTATTAATAAGTATTTAAATGAAATTGCAAGTGAAGTTAAAGCATATCAGATTAAACTTGTTAGAAAACCAAGTGTCGGTATTTATTTTTCTGGCGATACTACTCACATACGCTTATCTCTTCAGAATGGCGAATTAATTGCTAACAGACAAAGTCCGCAAGAGATAAAGCTAGCTATTTTGTCTTTTTTATTAACGTCAAAAGAACATATTACTATTCAAAATCTTTCTGATAAATATTATGTGAGCAGGACAACTATAGAAAGTTATCTAAAGCAACTTAAAGATTGGCTAAAAAAGAAGGGTGCCAAATTAGTAAGTGATGAAAAAGGTATCTGTCTAGATGCATCGGAAAATGTTAGAAGACGATTAATGACTATACTTCTTGATTTTTATTGGGGAAATAATCTCGAAATTAAAAATAATGCTGATTTAAAATTAGCGGTTAATATTCCTAAAGAATTAAAAAGCATTTTTAATCCGGAAATTTTTTATAAAGTAATCAGAACCCTGAATCAGTTTCAGAAAAATAATTCTATCAGATTAAATGATTATCAGTTTCAATCGTTAGCGGTCCATTTAGTGATAGCAATCCAAAGAATAAAAAACAAGGAAATTATTATTGCTAATGAGGAATTGACTAACCATCCGTTATCACCTAAGACAGCCATTCTTTCTAAATTACTTGAGAAAAATCTAGAATTAACTATTCCAGTAGAAGAACAGGCATATATTAATATCCATATTCTTGCTGCTGAATCGAATTCAGGCGTTCACTTAAGTCTTAAAAATGACAAAAAGTTATTTAGAAAAAGTGAGTTAGTTCAATTTTTAAAAGTTAATCTGACTAACTATGATAAGGCATTGATTAGTAATTTGACATTGCACTTGGTACCGGCATTGCACCGCCTTAGTTTGGGATTAAGCATAAAAAATCCATATAAAAATAGTATTAAAGGTAACTTTCCTTATGCCTATAACCAGGCTGTAGATTTAAGTATTGAAATAGGTAAGCATTTCTTGGTCAATGTAAATGATGATGAAATTGCTTATATTGCCCTACATATTGAGAGCTTTTTAGAAAGAAGGGAAGAAAAAAAGATAAAAACCGTAATTGTTTGTAGTACCGGTCTTGGGACTGCAAGACTGTTAGAACAGAGAATAAAAAAATATTTCGCAGATGAAATTGAAATTAATCGAGTGGTCTCTGTATCTGAATTAATGTCTGCTCCAATTACGGAAGATTTAATAATAAGTACTGTAGATATTGATCTTCAAAATAAAAATGTTGTGGTTGTACCACCATTTCTTGATTATCAGTCAAAGGGAAGATTACAAGCAGTAATTAATAAATTTAAGCAATTTCAAGAAAATTCTGGTGAATTTATGAAATTAGTCGAACCTGATTTGATTATCGTTGATAACAAAAGAACTACCCGCAATCAGGCAATACGTACAGTTTGTGAATTACTATGTTCAAAACAATATGCTCTTTCTGGTATAGCAGATGCTGCAATTAAAAGAGAAAAAATGGCAAGTACAGAGATGGATTTTGTTGCCATCCCTCATGCACCTATTCAATATGTGAAGAAGGCGCGTATAGCTCTTTATATCAATTCAGAAGGTGTTGATTGGGATAAGGGAAGAGTCAATTTAGTATTTTTTATGGCAATGAATGAAAGTGTCAAGACTTCTATTGATCAAATTTATAATTACTTCAATACAATTCTTGAAGATAAAAAATTGTTAAAGACTCTATGCAGATTAACCTCAAAAACAGAAATAATTAAGCTTTTAGGAAGTGAAGAATTTGAATAA
- a CDS encoding PTS sugar transporter subunit IIA encodes MNKKIDFISKNNIVIGLKASSKEDAINQLAQIMERNKIVNDADKFSQDVLKRESQTTTGIGNNIAIPHGKSSAVNFASLIFAKTTEPLEWNSLDNSKVSIIFLMAAKEKDTGKEHLKMLATIAGKLMDDNFVKEIKAENDPNRLVEIFRKIKD; translated from the coding sequence TTGAATAAGAAGATTGATTTTATTTCAAAGAATAATATAGTCATTGGCTTAAAGGCGTCTTCTAAAGAAGATGCTATAAATCAGTTGGCACAAATTATGGAACGAAACAAAATTGTTAATGATGCTGATAAGTTTAGTCAAGATGTTTTAAAACGCGAAAGTCAAACCACGACTGGAATCGGTAATAATATAGCAATTCCACATGGTAAAAGTTCAGCAGTAAATTTTGCGTCTTTAATTTTTGCCAAAACTACTGAGCCCTTAGAATGGAATTCTCTTGATAATAGCAAAGTATCAATCATTTTTTTAATGGCGGCTAAAGAAAAAGATACTGGTAAAGAACACTTAAAGATGTTGGCAACGATAGCTGGTAAATTGATGGATGATAATTTTGTAAAAGAAATTAAAGCAGAAAATGATCCAAATAGATTAGTTGAAATTTTTAGAAAGATAAAAGACTAG
- a CDS encoding PTS fructose transporter subunit IIB has protein sequence MSKLVAVTACIAGVAHTYMAAQNLKKYAKKNGDQIKVETQGAMGFENKLSAKDIADADAVIFAVDTNVREKERFEGKKIVKMGTSDVVKDGSKAITKVHEVIDG, from the coding sequence ATGAGTAAATTAGTAGCAGTAACAGCATGTATAGCAGGTGTGGCACATACTTATATGGCTGCCCAAAATTTAAAGAAATATGCTAAGAAGAATGGCGACCAAATTAAAGTTGAAACACAGGGAGCAATGGGATTTGAAAACAAGTTAAGTGCTAAAGACATTGCAGACGCTGATGCAGTGATATTCGCAGTAGATACAAATGTACGTGAAAAAGAGCGCTTTGAAGGCAAAAAGATTGTCAAAATGGGAACTTCAGATGTTGTAAAGGATGGCAGCAAAGCAATAACAAAAGTTCATGAAGTTATTGATGGTTAA
- a CDS encoding PTS fructose transporter subunit IIC: MDSIKKFFKELVDHFQTGVSYMIPLVSASGLMVSIAVIGGGNGVWNQTNNIWGILRMIGQQGLGFIPVMIAAYISYSIADRPGLAPAFIVGLVANKLGMGFIGGMVVGVLVGYLVYWLKKIPMPISLISLKSIFIIPLASVLISGLIIFYVFSNPVRGMQSGLTSWLASISGSNKVLVAAIIGAMMATDMGGPINKVAYTFSMASYTSGGYAISTACFIAIGIPPLIMALASFIGKKYYSQDEKENSTTALIMGIIATTEGAIPFAVSDPLAVIPSCMVGSGLASALNAFFGTTQKTALSTFMAAPFDSNILLYCVSIVIGVVVGALMCNLLKKLMHRDRKIATEAVTE; this comes from the coding sequence ATGGATAGTATAAAAAAGTTTTTTAAGGAACTAGTTGATCATTTTCAAACTGGAGTTTCATACATGATTCCATTAGTTTCAGCATCAGGACTGATGGTATCAATTGCCGTTATTGGTGGGGGAAATGGCGTTTGGAACCAGACCAATAATATTTGGGGAATTTTGAGAATGATTGGGCAGCAAGGGCTTGGGTTTATTCCAGTGATGATTGCTGCTTATATCTCATACTCAATTGCAGATCGCCCCGGGTTAGCGCCAGCATTTATTGTAGGATTAGTCGCCAATAAGCTCGGTATGGGTTTTATTGGAGGAATGGTAGTTGGTGTTTTAGTCGGTTACTTAGTGTATTGGCTAAAAAAAATCCCGATGCCAATAAGTTTAATTTCACTAAAGTCCATCTTTATTATTCCATTAGCATCTGTACTAATTAGTGGCTTAATTATCTTTTATGTATTTAGTAATCCTGTTAGAGGGATGCAAAGTGGATTAACATCTTGGCTTGCCAGCATTAGTGGGTCGAACAAGGTTTTAGTTGCCGCCATTATTGGGGCAATGATGGCTACGGATATGGGTGGTCCCATTAATAAAGTGGCGTATACATTTAGTATGGCCTCCTATACTTCTGGTGGCTATGCAATAAGTACAGCTTGCTTTATTGCAATTGGAATTCCGCCATTAATTATGGCTTTAGCGAGTTTTATTGGTAAAAAATATTATAGTCAAGATGAAAAGGAAAATTCTACTACTGCTTTAATTATGGGAATCATTGCAACAACTGAAGGAGCAATCCCATTTGCTGTTTCTGATCCTTTGGCAGTGATCCCTAGTTGTATGGTCGGGTCAGGCCTAGCTAGTGCACTAAATGCTTTTTTCGGTACTACACAAAAAACGGCACTGTCTACATTTATGGCTGCACCATTTGATTCAAATATTTTACTTTATTGTGTATCAATAGTTATCGGTGTAGTCGTAGGGGCTTTAATGTGCAATCTACTTAAAAAATTAATGCATCGTGACCGTAAGATAGCGACAGAAGCAGTTACAGAATAA
- a CDS encoding glycosyl hydrolase family 32: protein MYKVFYKPTKDKWMGDIMPFGKNGKFYLYHQRDPRKPGPLTDNDEPFGWSLATTEDFVNYEDHGDAIPAGDKNDPAQWIYAGSVFEAGGKIHAFYTGYNKKAEQEGKASQVLLHGVSHDYEHFQKNVDKLLLPAQKGYDKTDWRDPWVIWNQDKNEYLLILGTRLAGPKSKLTGRIVSFTSKDLKNWSFKGDFFAPNLYTGLEMPDLFKMGDWWYLLYTEYSEQSKTRYRMSKKIDGPWLKPRDDAFDGRAYYAARTAFDGKRRVLFGWVPTRENGKGDKVNWEWGGTYVPFELIQRKDGTLATKLPDELTEQFTTKIKINDITITNETGRTEKVIAQNTGRHFVLDMDVSCNEDISNIALRIFKNVKTDESYQYLLSADDQRIIFDKSPEWPWFQVMNKGLDRPLPKVNFKKMHIKLVVDKDIFVILVNGISLVTRVYHKFGNDLAIAVANGKAKFSNITLRK, encoded by the coding sequence ATGTATAAAGTTTTTTATAAGCCAACAAAAGACAAATGGATGGGGGACATTATGCCTTTTGGCAAAAACGGCAAGTTTTACTTATATCATCAACGTGATCCTAGGAAACCTGGTCCGCTGACAGATAATGATGAACCATTTGGATGGTCACTAGCAACCACAGAAGACTTTGTAAATTATGAAGACCATGGGGATGCTATTCCTGCTGGTGATAAAAATGATCCAGCACAATGGATATATGCTGGTTCAGTTTTTGAAGCAGGAGGGAAAATCCATGCTTTTTACACTGGCTATAATAAAAAAGCTGAACAAGAAGGTAAGGCTTCACAAGTGTTACTTCATGGCGTTAGTCATGATTATGAGCATTTTCAAAAAAACGTTGATAAGTTATTATTACCAGCGCAAAAAGGTTATGACAAAACCGACTGGCGTGATCCCTGGGTAATTTGGAACCAGGATAAAAATGAATACCTTTTAATCTTGGGAACTAGGTTAGCTGGTCCAAAATCTAAACTTACTGGTCGAATAGTGTCTTTTACTTCTAAGGATCTAAAAAACTGGTCATTTAAGGGAGACTTTTTTGCTCCTAACCTATATACAGGGCTTGAAATGCCTGATCTCTTTAAAATGGGTGATTGGTGGTATTTGCTCTATACCGAATATAGTGAACAAAGCAAAACTAGATACCGCATGAGTAAAAAGATTGATGGCCCGTGGCTAAAGCCTCGAGATGATGCATTTGACGGACGAGCATATTATGCTGCTAGAACCGCTTTTGATGGCAAGCGAAGAGTATTATTTGGCTGGGTACCAACTAGAGAAAATGGCAAAGGTGATAAGGTAAATTGGGAATGGGGTGGTACATACGTTCCTTTCGAACTGATTCAAAGAAAGGACGGGACGCTGGCTACAAAACTACCAGACGAATTAACCGAACAATTTACTACTAAAATTAAAATTAATGACATTACAATTACCAATGAAACGGGACGAACGGAAAAAGTAATTGCACAAAATACTGGTCGACATTTTGTATTAGATATGGATGTTAGTTGTAATGAAGACATTAGTAATATTGCCCTAAGAATCTTTAAAAATGTCAAGACCGATGAGTCATATCAATATCTTCTTTCGGCTGATGATCAAAGAATTATTTTTGATAAAAGTCCAGAATGGCCATGGTTTCAAGTAATGAATAAGGGACTAGATCGTCCCCTTCCTAAAGTTAACTTTAAGAAGATGCATATTAAGTTAGTAGTTGATAAAGATATCTTTGTAATATTGGTAAATGGTATTAGTTTGGTTACACGTGTTTATCATAAATTTGGTAATGATTTAGCAATTGCTGTGGCAAATGGTAAAGCTAAATTTTCGAATATTACGTTAAGAAAATAA
- a CDS encoding Cof-type HAD-IIB family hydrolase has translation MNKQIKSLVFFDLDGTLLSSKSLVLPEVSKAIKQLKANGNIPIICTGRAAFEVRSIMTECQIDSVIATNGQYVEFNNNIEFNFTIPKSLCQKVLKYAKSRGDIIGFYNSRQIAISEDQPLSRHFYQNISAPLPKIDSNFYRANSVNQMLVIAHHADDKYSEQFSELNFMITGPHSIDTVLRGNSKGQAIINLINAEHLRVPTYAFGDGNNDLTMFEVVDYGIAMANGNEAIKDASSYVTDTNDNLGIVKGLKKFHLI, from the coding sequence ATGAACAAGCAAATCAAGTCTTTAGTCTTCTTTGATTTAGATGGCACCCTTTTATCAAGTAAGTCTCTAGTATTGCCGGAAGTAAGTAAGGCTATCAAGCAGTTAAAGGCTAATGGAAATATTCCGATAATTTGTACAGGACGAGCAGCATTTGAAGTTCGATCAATCATGACAGAATGTCAGATTGATTCAGTTATTGCAACGAATGGTCAATATGTAGAATTTAACAACAATATTGAATTTAATTTCACGATTCCTAAATCTTTATGCCAAAAGGTTTTGAAATATGCCAAGAGTAGAGGGGATATTATCGGTTTTTATAATTCTAGGCAAATTGCAATATCTGAAGATCAGCCTCTTTCACGGCACTTTTATCAAAATATATCTGCACCATTACCAAAAATTGATTCTAATTTTTATCGGGCAAATTCTGTAAATCAAATGCTAGTGATTGCACATCATGCAGACGATAAATATAGTGAGCAATTTTCTGAATTAAATTTTATGATAACTGGGCCGCATTCAATTGATACTGTTTTGCGTGGAAATTCAAAGGGACAGGCAATTATTAATTTGATAAATGCGGAACATCTAAGAGTACCTACTTATGCTTTTGGCGATGGAAATAATGATTTAACCATGTTTGAAGTTGTAGATTATGGGATTGCAATGGCTAACGGCAATGAGGCAATTAAAGATGCGTCCTCATATGTGACTGATACAAATGATAATTTGGGTATCGTTAAAGGATTAAAAAAATTTCATTTAATTTAA
- a CDS encoding VOC family protein: protein MNILKGISHIGIPTDNFAKSVHDYEKIGFKLVNQEDNQGSATGFFQLGNLELEVWETKVNSVNGAINHYAIDTDEIDQAFELIKGMGFKLINQKIMHLPFWDHGISYFNFYGPNNEIIEICQRNKK from the coding sequence ATGAATATTTTAAAAGGAATTTCTCACATTGGTATTCCAACAGATAATTTTGCAAAAAGTGTTCATGACTACGAAAAGATTGGTTTTAAATTAGTCAATCAAGAAGATAATCAGGGCAGTGCCACTGGCTTTTTTCAATTAGGCAATTTAGAGCTAGAAGTTTGGGAAACAAAAGTTAATTCTGTCAATGGTGCAATCAATCATTATGCAATTGATACAGATGAAATTGATCAAGCTTTTGAGTTAATAAAGGGCATGGGATTTAAGCTAATTAATCAGAAGATTATGCATTTACCATTTTGGGATCATGGTATTAGTTACTTTAATTTTTATGGTCCAAATAATGAAATTATTGAAATTTGTCAAAGAAATAAGAAGTAA
- a CDS encoding ROK family protein codes for MLLGSIEAGGTKFICAVGDENYRIKKAIKIVTTTPQETLQKVVDFLANYPVRAISIASFGPIEIRKTSSSYGYITNTPKKGWKNTNFVGYLKNKVDVPIFFTTDVNGSAYGEYVMSLLSNEDVDSLVYYTIGTGVGGGALINGHLLGSQGHPEMGHVLLKRHPKDKGFIGTCPFHHDCLEGLVSGPTFEARLGKAGSKVPLSNPVWEIMGYYVAQAALQVTLILRPDKIVFGGGVVSEKFLEKVRFYFRQMLNNYIKVPPLEQYITMPAVENNGSATIGNLALAKNLLKQ; via the coding sequence ATGTTATTAGGTTCAATTGAAGCAGGTGGAACAAAGTTTATTTGTGCTGTTGGTGATGAAAATTACAGAATAAAAAAAGCAATTAAAATTGTAACTACAACACCGCAAGAGACACTTCAAAAGGTAGTTGATTTTCTGGCTAATTATCCCGTGAGAGCTATTAGTATAGCCTCTTTTGGCCCTATAGAAATTCGAAAAACATCAAGTAGTTATGGGTATATAACAAATACGCCTAAAAAGGGTTGGAAAAACACTAATTTTGTTGGTTACCTAAAAAATAAGGTTGATGTTCCGATATTTTTTACAACAGATGTCAATGGTTCAGCATATGGTGAGTATGTGATGTCATTACTTTCAAATGAAGATGTTGATTCATTAGTTTATTATACTATTGGTACAGGTGTAGGTGGTGGAGCCTTAATAAATGGTCATTTACTTGGCAGTCAAGGGCATCCTGAAATGGGTCATGTTTTGTTGAAACGGCATCCTAAAGATAAAGGTTTTATTGGAACATGTCCGTTTCACCATGATTGCTTAGAAGGACTCGTATCTGGACCAACATTTGAAGCCAGATTAGGAAAAGCTGGGTCAAAAGTTCCCTTAAGTAATCCGGTTTGGGAAATAATGGGCTACTATGTTGCACAAGCGGCTTTACAAGTTACGTTAATTTTACGCCCTGATAAAATCGTTTTTGGTGGAGGAGTAGTTAGTGAAAAATTTCTAGAAAAAGTTAGATTTTATTTTAGGCAGATGTTAAACAATTACATCAAAGTACCACCGCTTGAGCAATACATAACAATGCCAGCTGTAGAAAATAATGGCTCTGCAACCATTGGAAATTTAGCACTAGCTAAAAATTTATTAAAACAATAA
- a CDS encoding bacteriocin immunity protein: MQIFFTNHSAIQNKQLDKEVYQELEQFYNSFFNNIYNELNIGKYRKIRDAIGLVMRKFDCHDHPLAYTGKLVMYIQATIALEHLHLTCEQQNLLQLLGTNTKKINLNFVYSGPITDLRQFKNS, from the coding sequence ATGCAAATCTTTTTTACTAACCATTCTGCTATTCAGAATAAACAGTTAGATAAAGAGGTTTATCAAGAATTAGAACAGTTTTATAATAGTTTTTTCAACAATATCTATAATGAGCTAAATATTGGTAAATACCGCAAAATACGTGATGCAATTGGCCTGGTAATGCGCAAATTCGACTGTCATGACCACCCGCTGGCATATACAGGAAAATTAGTGATGTACATTCAAGCAACGATTGCTTTAGAGCATTTGCATTTAACTTGTGAGCAACAAAATTTATTGCAACTTTTGGGTACAAATACAAAGAAGATCAATTTGAACTTTGTCTATTCTGGGCCCATTACGGATTTACGCCAATTTAAAAATAGTTAG
- a CDS encoding DeoR/GlpR family DNA-binding transcription regulator, with amino-acid sequence MTQEERIHEIRQLLNQKHHLVTRDLANYFNVSFDTARRDVLRLTSTGQAIRVHGGLLANNQENVPNFLTRNQIDSPIKTKMAQMAQRFVHPNQCDFIGPSTTLKKLCELINGIDIQIVTNSIDNSLELMQSRMPAVRLLGGKIDKEHRFSYSVTSLKTLERMSFNTAFIGTSNVKKDGIYSNRMSDSELTRLAASRAKQVVVVAEQYKFNSQNTSPFMSIPLEQIDVLITDTPLSQEMQSCFSPSTQIIPVLRK; translated from the coding sequence ATGACACAAGAAGAACGAATTCATGAAATTAGGCAGTTATTGAATCAGAAACACCATTTAGTTACTAGAGATTTAGCTAATTATTTTAATGTTTCATTTGATACCGCTCGTCGTGATGTGTTGCGCTTAACCTCAACAGGACAAGCTATCCGTGTTCATGGTGGCCTGCTGGCAAATAATCAGGAGAACGTGCCCAACTTTTTAACAAGAAACCAAATTGATTCACCCATTAAAACTAAAATGGCTCAGATGGCCCAACGTTTTGTTCACCCTAACCAATGCGATTTTATTGGTCCTTCCACTACCCTAAAAAAACTATGCGAACTCATTAATGGTATCGATATCCAGATTGTCACCAATTCAATTGATAACTCCCTAGAATTGATGCAATCAAGAATGCCTGCTGTACGGTTATTAGGTGGAAAAATTGATAAAGAACATCGCTTTAGTTATTCTGTGACTTCATTAAAAACGTTGGAACGAATGAGTTTTAACACCGCTTTTATTGGAACTTCAAATGTTAAAAAAGATGGCATATATTCGAATAGAATGAGTGATTCTGAGTTGACCAGACTCGCCGCCTCTAGAGCAAAGCAAGTCGTTGTGGTTGCAGAGCAATACAAGTTTAACAGTCAAAACACTTCTCCTTTTATGTCTATTCCCCTTGAACAAATTGACGTGTTGATCACAGACACACCTTTGTCACAAGAAATGCAAAGTTGTTTTTCACCGAGTACGCAAATTATTCCGGTGCTAAGGAAGTGA